CGGGCCGGCCGGTGAGGCGGGGACGGGACGGGACGGCAGCCCGCCGGAGGCGGCCGAACCGGCCGTCAGCGGGTCCGCGGAGGGGCCGGACCCGAAGGCCGGACGAGATCCGAGCGCATCAGCAGCCGACGACCGGGACCCCAGCGCGTCCGCAGCCGACGACCGGGCGCCCAGCGCGTCCGCCGCTGAGGGCCGGGAACCCAGCGCATCAGCAGCTGACGACCGAGACCCGAGCGCGTCCGCGGCCGACGACCGGGAACCCAGCGCATCGGCAGCCGACGGGCGCTTGGGCAGCGATTCGCCGTTCGGCGGCCGCTTCGGCAACGGCTCCAGGCTGCTGTCCGCGCCGGATCGCTCCGGGAAGCCATTGCCGGACCGCTCCGGGAAGCCGTTGATGTCCGGCCGTGCCGAGAGTCCATTGGTGTCCGGCCGCGCCGGCAGACCGCCCGCGTCGGGACGCTGCGGCAGGCCACCGAACTCCGGGCGCGGCGAGACGCCGTTGCTCTCCGGACGGCCGGCGAAGGCACCGGACTCCGCGCGCTGCGGGAAACCGCCGGCCTCCGAAGGCGCCGGGAACCCACCGGGCTCGGGCCGCTGCGGCAGCCCACCGCCGGCCTCCGGCCGGGACGGGAACCCACCGGCGTCGGGACGCGGCGAGAAGCCGCCCGGCTCCGGGCGCTGCGGAAGACCGTTACCGTCCGGCCGCGGCGCGTCGGCACGGGTGGTCAGCGGGTCGTACCCCGCCGGCCGGAACGGCGCCGGAGCACCGTTCTCCGGTCGCGGCGGGTCGCCACCACCGGGCCGAACCGGGAATCCACCGCTCGCCGCCGGGTCGGACGGCGCCGGGCGGGACGGCAGCGCACCCGCGGGCGGCAGCGGCGCGAACCCCGGCGGGCGGGTGTCCGCGGCCGGCGCGTCGGCCTGCGACCGCGCACCCGGCGCACCCGGGAGCGGCCGCCGTGGCAGCCCGTCCCCTTCGGCCCGGGGCGGGAACGCGTCCGCCGCACCGGAGCGGGCACCGTACCGTGGCGGTGTGTTGTCCCCGTTCGGCCCGAACGTCTCCGTCGGCCTGGTCGGCAACGGCTCGACGCCGCCGGGCCGGGACGCGAACGTGCCTTCTTCCGCCGCCGGCGCGGGGCCGCCGGGCAGCACCGGGAACCCGCCGCTCGACGCGGGAGAACCGGGCGATCCGGGCGGTGCCAGCGGTGTCACGGGCGTCGGGCGTACGGCCGGTGTGGCCTCGCCCGGCTTGGCGTCGCCACCGGCCGGCCGGCGCGGCAACCCGTCCGGCCCGATCGCGGGCGCGAGCAACGCGGCCGGTGACTCCGGTTCCGGGCGGGACGGCGGCGTGCTCGCCGGTGCCGCGGCCCAGCGGGACGGGCCGGAGAAGTCTGCTGCCGGGGCGGCTTCCGCCTCCGGGCTCGCGGGCGCTTCGCTGCTGGTGATCAGCCCGTTGCCGCTGAGCGTGCCGGGCGAGTGGCTCGCGCCGGGCGCGGCCAGCGCGGCCGCCACCTCGTCCTCGCTCGGCCGGGTCATGCCGGGCACGGACGCGGTGGCCCGGGCGCGGTTCGCGCTGTCCGCCTTCATCAGGCGGGCGCGCGCGCCCATGGTGCGGCCCGGCAGCCGCACGTCGCCGCTGGCGAGCTGAGCCACGAACCAGGCCGGGAGGTAACCCTCGATCGACAGGCCGGGGTTGACCGCGAGCCACCAGTCCTCATTGGGCCAGCCGGACGCGAGGTCCCGGTAGGCCACGTGACGCGTCGACCCGGCGTGTTGGGCGAGGCAGGCCGCGAGGGCCGCGGCCGAGGTGAAGGCGAGCACGTGCGTGCGGCCACCGGTGGTCCACGTGCCCCAGCTCGGCGGTCCACCGGCCGGCGCGTC
This genomic window from Catenuloplanes niger contains:
- a CDS encoding SseB family protein → MTDWEPATEAEAAMREALRKEDQEAYFQVLARTELLLPVSGDAPAGGPPSWGTWTTGGRTHVLAFTSAAALAACLAQHAGSTRHVAYRDLASGWPNEDWWLAVNPGLSIEGYLPAWFVAQLASGDVRLPGRTMGARARLMKADSANRARATASVPGMTRPSEDEVAAALAAPGASHSPGTLSGNGLITSSEAPASPEAEAAPAADFSGPSRWAAAPASTPPSRPEPESPAALLAPAIGPDGLPRRPAGGDAKPGEATPAVRPTPVTPLAPPGSPGSPASSGGFPVLPGGPAPAAEEGTFASRPGGVEPLPTRPTETFGPNGDNTPPRYGARSGAADAFPPRAEGDGLPRRPLPGAPGARSQADAPAADTRPPGFAPLPPAGALPSRPAPSDPAASGGFPVRPGGGDPPRPENGAPAPFRPAGYDPLTTRADAPRPDGNGLPQRPEPGGFSPRPDAGGFPSRPEAGGGLPQRPEPGGFPAPSEAGGFPQRAESGAFAGRPESNGVSPRPEFGGLPQRPDAGGLPARPDTNGLSARPDINGFPERSGNGFPERSGADSSLEPLPKRPPNGESLPKRPSAADALGSRSSAADALGSRSSAADALGSRPSAADALGARSSAADALGSRSSAADALGSRPAFGSGPSADPLTAGSAASGGLPSRPVPASPAGPGPDALSRPGFDSPLSRPGAEPLPTRPGGDALTGRPGNDPSPAWPGADPVPSRSGTDALPSRPSEDAVPSRPGSDAFPSRPGAEALPSRPGADPLPSRPTSPAPGAPASEGTEASAADEAPAVGPGGLPRRQASSTPTVYGGAVPVEEATDYLRGSTQPSPAPAEQRAPHVWAAPGEAPAYGAGAPAYASAQPDAGYTPDPDRPFSPAPTPAYRPESQSAPPPDLAGFVPANEVEEELLAAAGDGSTDSFLSTLLLARVMLPLKPGTSASGGRPGDPDFAWRTDMLDGERYVVVYTSAERLAEHLFGGEAIETVSVKFAHLIRHWPDPGLSFAVNPGSPVGATLPGSQIVALASWAKEVGLGEESEPEEFVEPTPEPVRVAETPAPVSRPPDPNTPTVMQKAVSPEQVDYFLNRGYDRVSGFLHRANEVEHLSTPGQLLAALGLLYPGSPFRSDADSVHVLRWPAYRPTLYRIPYGGQNENAMRAMEGWVIERPPFRGNGFAPGDSSDVIAEFKVDSVRLPHGSELWIMDRSGRQTLLALLDTDAMTWRKVGEN